The following coding sequences are from one Falco biarmicus isolate bFalBia1 chromosome 13 unlocalized genomic scaffold, bFalBia1.pri SUPER_13_unloc_1, whole genome shotgun sequence window:
- the LOC130143201 gene encoding uncharacterized transmembrane protein DDB_G0289901-like has translation MPALTGADTSDVGANVDTSANANTSNDASTGANTSGDVGVNANTGDNADTSDNADTGDNASTGADTSSDVGVNANTGDNADTSANADTGDNATTGANTSGDVGVNANTGDNADTSANADTSNDASTGANTSGDVGVNANTGDNADTSDNADTGDNASTGANTSSDVGVNANTGDNADTSDNADTGDNASTGANTSGDVGVNANTGDNADTSDNADTGDNATTGANTSGDVGDNANTSANANSGADANTGADADTGNNASTDDDGANTSANADTGANADTGANASTANNANTGANTSDDVVTMSIPAPMLTPVTIPTSVTVPTLVTVQTPVTMPALVPIPVMMSVPMPTLVTMPIPVTMLTLVTMPPPVLGATKTQHLPPVALNLHSAEQDRPRWHQRRCRRRGGAPQNSPSSGLCPLPQWFWRGGREGWGAEEGHGARCPLLGFFSIFYMAKFCPQVPVCPLVLSSVDPQIAPTPPIIRKY, from the coding sequence ATGCCAGCACTGACTGGTGCTGATACCAGTGATGTCGGTGCCAATGTTGATACCAGTGCCAATGCCAACACTAGTAACGATGCCAGCACTGGTGCCAATACCAGCGGTGATGTCGGTGTCAATGCCAATACTGGTGACAATGCTGATACCAGTGACAATGCCGACACTGGTGATAATGCCAGCACTGGTGCCGATACCAGCAGTGATGTCGGTGTCAATGCCAATACTGGTGACAATGCTGATACCAGTGCCAATGCCGACACTGGTGATAATGCCACCACTGGTGCCAATACCAGCGGTGATGTCGGTGTCAATGCCAATACTGGTGACAATGCTGATACCAGTGCCAATGCCGACACTAGTAATGATGCCAGCACTGGTGCCAATACCAGCGGTGATGTCGGTGTCAATGCCAATACTGGTGACAATGCTGATACCAGTGACAATGCCGACACTGGTGATAATGCCAGCACTGGTGCCAATACCAGCAGTGATGTCGGTGTCAATGCCAATACTGGTGACAATGCTGATACCAGTGACAATGCCGACACTGGTGATAATGCCAGCACTGGTGCCAATACCAGCGGTGATGTCGGTGTCAATGCCAATACTGGTGACAATGCTGATACCAGTGACAATGCCGACACTGGTGATAATGCCACCACTGGTGCCAATACCAGCGGTGATGTCGGTGACAATGCCAATACCAGTGCCAATGCCAACAGTGGCGCTGATGCCAATACTGGTGCTGATGCCGACACTGGTAACAATGCCAGCACTGATGATGATGGTGCCAATACCAGTGCCAATGCTGATACTGGTGCCAATGCCGATACCGGTGCCAATGCCAGCACTGCTAACAATGCCAACACTGGTGCCAATACCAGTGATGATGTCGTGACAATGTCGATACCAGCACCGATGCTGACACCGGTTACGATACCAACATCGGTGACTGTGCCAACGCTGGTGACAGTGCAGACACCGGTGACGATGCCAGCACTGGTGCCAATACCAGTGATGATGTCAGTGCCCATGCCAACACTAGTGACGATGCCAATACCGGTGACGATGCTGACACTGGTGACGATGCCGCCACCAGTGCTGGGAGCGACCAAAACGCAGCACTTGCCTCCAGTTGCCCTCAATTTGCACAGCGCCGAGCAGGATAGACCCCGCTGGCACCAGCGACGCTGCCGCCGGCGAGGTGGAGCCCCCcagaacagccccagctctggtctctgccccctgccccagtggtTTTGGAGAGGGGGgcgggaggggtggggggcagaggaggggcaTGGGGCTCGCTGCCCCTTGCTCGgctttttttctatattttatatGGCCAAATTTTGCCCTCAAGTGCCTGTTTGCCCCCTTGTCCTTTCCTCGGTCGACCCCCAAattgcccccaccccccccattaTTAGGAAATATTGA